In Sphingopyxis sp. 113P3, one DNA window encodes the following:
- the rarD gene encoding EamA family transporter RarD, whose amino-acid sequence MNDPKAPPGRNQGGLPYALAAYGIWGFVPLFFKLLETVPPVEVLSQRIIWSLPLCVVIMLARHQISDFLAALRNMRVLRLLLASALLIALNWLVYIYAIFTDHVLAASLGYYLNPLVNVMLGMLVLGERLSRLQMLAVAIAGVGVAILLGGALDTLWISLTLAFSFGLYGLIRKIAPVGSLPGLAIETTLLLPLAAAAALYYIWIGDGAGFGSDTGISWLLAAGGVVTAVPLLLFATAARRMSYATLGFVQFLAPTIQFLLSLFAFGEPLKPVQFLCFLLIWTSVAVFSFDIWRKLRAERAMGAA is encoded by the coding sequence ATGAACGACCCAAAAGCTCCTCCGGGGAGGAATCAGGGTGGGCTGCCCTACGCGCTGGCGGCTTACGGAATCTGGGGTTTCGTTCCGCTCTTCTTCAAGCTGCTCGAGACCGTGCCGCCGGTCGAAGTGCTCTCGCAGCGTATCATCTGGTCGCTCCCGCTTTGCGTCGTCATCATGCTCGCGCGGCATCAGATCTCCGACTTCCTGGCGGCCCTCAGGAATATGCGCGTTCTGAGGCTGCTGCTCGCCAGCGCGCTGCTGATCGCGCTCAACTGGCTGGTCTATATCTACGCGATCTTCACGGACCATGTGCTTGCCGCGAGCCTTGGCTATTATCTGAACCCGCTCGTCAATGTGATGCTCGGCATGCTCGTCCTCGGCGAGCGACTGAGCAGGCTCCAGATGCTCGCGGTGGCGATCGCCGGGGTAGGGGTGGCCATCCTCCTCGGCGGCGCACTCGATACGCTGTGGATCAGCCTGACGCTTGCCTTCAGCTTTGGCCTCTATGGCCTGATCCGCAAGATCGCACCTGTCGGCTCACTCCCCGGCCTTGCGATCGAAACGACGCTTCTGCTGCCGCTCGCGGCCGCTGCCGCGCTCTACTATATCTGGATCGGCGACGGTGCCGGTTTCGGGAGTGATACAGGGATCAGCTGGCTGCTTGCAGCGGGCGGCGTCGTCACGGCCGTGCCGCTCCTCCTTTTTGCCACCGCCGCGCGGCGGATGAGCTATGCAACGCTCGGCTTCGTCCAGTTTCTCGCCCCCACGATCCAGTTCCTGCTGAGCCTTTTCGCCTTTGGCGAGCCGCTGAAGCCCGTCCAGTTTCTTTGCTTCCTGCTCATCTGGACGAGCGTCGCGGTGTTCAGCTTCGACATCTGGCGCAAGCTCCGCGCCGAACGAGCGATGGGCGCGGCCTGA
- the pyrC gene encoding dihydroorotase: MTDRLTIRRPDDWHVHLRDGAMLAHVAPYTARQFARAIVMPNLAPPVTTVAEGIAYRDRIRSAVPAELDFTPLIVAYLTDRSDADELARGHDEGVFTAAKLYPAHATTGSAHGVTDIANIMPVLERMQAVGMPLLVHGEVTDAEVDIFDREAVFIERTLAPLAKALPALKIVLEHITTAEAAQFVSDAPATIAATITPQHLHINRNAMLVGGIRPHAYCLPVAKREHHRLAVRAAATSGSPKFFLGTDSAPHAVHTKEAACGCAGIFNAPYALESYVQAFDEDGALAHFEGFASEHGPRFYGLPLNEGRITLERGAAVVPERIGDVVPFHSGETLAWRLARQDA, encoded by the coding sequence ATGACCGACCGCCTCACCATCCGCCGCCCCGACGACTGGCACGTCCATCTGCGCGACGGCGCGATGCTGGCGCATGTCGCGCCCTATACCGCGCGCCAGTTCGCGCGCGCGATCGTGATGCCGAACCTCGCGCCGCCGGTGACGACGGTCGCCGAGGGCATTGCCTACCGGGATCGAATCCGTTCGGCGGTCCCCGCCGAGCTCGATTTCACCCCGCTCATCGTCGCCTATCTCACCGATAGGAGCGACGCGGACGAATTGGCGCGCGGCCATGACGAGGGCGTCTTCACGGCAGCAAAGCTCTATCCCGCGCATGCTACCACGGGAAGCGCGCACGGCGTCACCGATATCGCGAACATCATGCCGGTTCTCGAGCGGATGCAGGCGGTCGGCATGCCCTTGCTCGTCCATGGCGAGGTCACCGACGCCGAGGTCGACATTTTCGATCGCGAGGCGGTCTTCATCGAGCGAACCCTCGCGCCCCTGGCAAAGGCGCTGCCCGCGCTCAAGATCGTCCTTGAACATATTACCACGGCAGAGGCCGCGCAGTTCGTCTCCGACGCGCCGGCGACCATCGCCGCAACCATCACCCCGCAGCATCTTCATATCAACCGCAATGCGATGCTCGTCGGCGGCATTCGGCCGCACGCCTATTGTCTGCCCGTCGCCAAACGCGAGCATCACCGCCTCGCGGTCCGCGCCGCCGCAACCTCGGGGTCGCCCAAATTCTTTCTCGGCACCGATAGCGCGCCGCACGCGGTCCACACCAAGGAAGCCGCGTGCGGCTGCGCAGGGATCTTCAATGCGCCCTATGCGCTCGAAAGCTATGTCCAGGCCTTCGACGAAGACGGGGCGCTCGCCCATTTCGAGGGATTTGCCAGCGAGCATGGCCCGCGCTTCTACGGCCTCCCGCTCAACGAGGGCCGCATTACGCTCGAGCGCGGCGCGGCCGTCGTTCCAGAGCGGATCGGTGACGTCGTGCCCTTCCACTCCGGCGAGACGCTCGCGTGGCGCCTCGCCCGGCAAGACGCCTGA
- the ygfZ gene encoding CAF17-like 4Fe-4S cluster assembly/insertion protein YgfZ, translating into MANTTLNDRALIRLSGDDVQGFLQGLVTNDVAGNLPVWAALLTPQGKVLFDFLVWGDEDDLLLDCERDAAEELTKRLTIYRLRRAISIVREEELAVHWAPLGDLGVPDPRLPALGQRWLAPRGPGEEGADANWRAHRLSLGVAEGRAELGDGTTLWLECNAAELGGVSFTKGCYVGQENTARMNWRQKVNRRLVVVPLAAAEPARQIIAYPDLGWSVEHRRIEMIDAAKAPEWLRAGLAAPAS; encoded by the coding sequence ATGGCCAATACCACCCTCAACGATCGCGCCCTCATCCGCCTTTCGGGCGATGATGTCCAAGGCTTCCTCCAGGGACTTGTCACCAACGATGTCGCGGGAAATTTGCCGGTCTGGGCGGCGCTCCTGACGCCGCAGGGAAAGGTGCTTTTCGACTTCCTCGTCTGGGGCGACGAAGATGATCTGCTACTCGATTGCGAGCGCGATGCGGCCGAGGAGCTAACCAAGCGCCTGACTATCTACCGCCTCCGCCGCGCGATCAGCATTGTGCGCGAGGAGGAGCTAGCGGTGCATTGGGCACCGCTTGGCGACCTCGGCGTCCCCGACCCGAGGCTCCCCGCGCTCGGCCAGCGCTGGCTCGCGCCGCGCGGCCCGGGCGAGGAGGGCGCTGATGCCAATTGGCGCGCACACCGGCTGTCGCTTGGCGTCGCCGAAGGGCGCGCCGAGCTCGGCGATGGGACAACGCTCTGGCTCGAATGCAATGCCGCTGAGCTCGGCGGCGTGAGCTTCACCAAGGGCTGCTATGTCGGGCAGGAAAATACGGCGCGCATGAACTGGCGGCAGAAGGTCAACCGGCGTCTGGTCGTGGTGCCGCTCGCCGCGGCGGAGCCCGCGCGGCAGATCATCGCCTATCCCGATCTCGGCTGGTCGGTCGAGCATCGCCGCATCGAGATGATTGATGCCGCGAAGGCGCCGGAATGGCTCCGCGCAGGGCTCGCTGCGCCGGCTTCGTGA
- a CDS encoding retropepsin-like aspartic protease family protein encodes MLGRFIGIAAGIAAVSVGVAGIASRSAPDRVPSTMDAGDENSNWTTQRRERGGWTAASPRGSSEVQLSRAGDSHFYADAEINGRPVRMMVDSGASIVALTRADAEAVGIDVDRLPVSGTARTAGGDVPMRTLLLTSVEVGGIEIRGVPAAVVDADMGVSLLGQSYLAKLGAVTIEGDTMTLR; translated from the coding sequence ATGTTGGGGCGATTTATCGGTATCGCCGCGGGGATCGCGGCCGTGTCGGTCGGCGTGGCCGGGATTGCCAGCCGCTCGGCTCCTGATCGCGTGCCATCCACGATGGACGCGGGCGATGAAAATTCCAATTGGACGACCCAACGCCGCGAGCGCGGTGGTTGGACTGCCGCCTCTCCACGGGGAAGCAGCGAGGTCCAGCTGAGCCGCGCCGGGGATTCGCATTTTTATGCCGATGCCGAGATCAACGGCCGTCCGGTGCGAATGATGGTCGACAGCGGGGCTTCTATTGTTGCGCTCACGAGGGCCGACGCCGAGGCGGTCGGAATCGATGTCGATCGATTGCCCGTTTCCGGGACCGCCCGCACCGCGGGGGGCGATGTGCCGATGCGCACGCTCTTGCTCACAAGCGTCGAGGTGGGCGGGATCGAGATTCGCGGAGTGCCGGCTGCGGTCGTCGATGCCGATATGGGCGTGTCGCTCCTCGGGCAGAGCTATCTTGCGAAACTCGGCGCCGTCACGATCGAGGGAGACACGATGACCCTGCGGTGA
- a CDS encoding class I mannose-6-phosphate isomerase, whose product MLTRLETIIVEKPWGRTDIPPTFGDFGGRRIGEIWFAHPSGDEAPTLVKFLFTSERLSIQVHPDDEAARAAGYPRGKEECWLILSADPEAELGVGLTAETTREALRAAALDGSITDMIDWRASKPNDFVYNRAGTIHAIGGGLIVVEVQQNVDCTYRLYDYGRPRELHLDEGLKVATPGPVHDPRDTLVDPQTSRMLVEGPYFHLAHLAGPFDPEMIGRIAGEATFVPLSPGCRAEGEAFTLGEAILLTDPASIELDEGARALLTWPA is encoded by the coding sequence ATGTTGACGCGCCTCGAAACGATCATCGTCGAAAAGCCTTGGGGCCGCACCGACATCCCCCCCACCTTCGGTGACTTTGGAGGCCGGCGGATCGGCGAAATCTGGTTCGCCCATCCCTCAGGAGACGAGGCGCCGACCCTCGTCAAATTTCTTTTCACCTCCGAGCGGCTGTCGATCCAGGTTCACCCCGACGACGAGGCCGCGCGCGCAGCGGGCTATCCGCGCGGCAAGGAAGAATGCTGGCTGATACTCTCCGCCGATCCCGAGGCCGAGCTCGGCGTCGGGCTGACCGCGGAGACGACGCGCGAGGCGCTGCGTGCCGCAGCGCTCGACGGCAGCATAACCGACATGATCGACTGGCGCGCGTCAAAACCCAATGATTTCGTTTACAACCGCGCTGGCACAATCCACGCGATCGGCGGCGGGCTGATCGTCGTCGAGGTGCAACAGAATGTCGACTGCACCTATCGGCTCTATGATTATGGTCGCCCGCGGGAATTGCATCTCGACGAAGGGCTAAAGGTCGCGACGCCGGGCCCGGTTCACGACCCGCGCGATACGCTGGTCGACCCGCAGACGAGCCGGATGCTGGTCGAAGGTCCTTATTTTCACCTCGCCCATCTGGCCGGGCCATTCGATCCGGAAATGATCGGGCGCATCGCGGGCGAGGCCACCTTCGTCCCGCTTTCGCCGGGATGCCGCGCCGAGGGAGAGGCGTTCACGCTCGGCGAGGCCATTTTGCTCACCGACCCAGCATCGATCGAACTCGATGAGGGCGCCCGCGCCCTGCTGACCTGGCCCGCCTGA
- the wecC gene encoding UDP-N-acetyl-D-mannosamine dehydrogenase, with product MAVNIEQKVTVVGLGYIGLPTAALIARSGCQVTGIDVSATVVETINKGKVHIEEVDLDGLVQGVVARGTLVASTTMAAADTFVIAVPTPHDADYRPDISFVLDAARAIAPVLEVGNLVILESTSPVGTTEKVADLIADLRPDLKVPGRCSGAADIFIAHCPERVLPGRILVELVDNDRCIGGVTPRCARRAMTFYRQFVRGACVTTTARAAEMVKLVENSYRDVNIAFANELSMMAEALGVDVWEVIRLANRHPRVNILQPGPGVGGHCIAVDPWFLVHGAPEHSRLIRTAREVNIAKTAHVIGATEMLVSQHPNARVACLGLAFKPNIDDFRESPALEVAAALARRFGPQIDIVEPYARGLPMEFAGTGARLIDLDSALSECELLIVLVDHDLFKSIPLEERADKIVYDTRGLWLDQPSGGHSNRLHRAA from the coding sequence GTGGCCGTTAATATCGAACAGAAAGTGACTGTTGTCGGGCTCGGCTATATCGGCCTCCCCACCGCGGCCCTCATTGCCCGTTCAGGTTGTCAGGTCACCGGCATCGACGTCAGCGCCACGGTGGTCGAGACCATCAACAAGGGCAAGGTGCACATCGAGGAAGTCGACCTTGACGGGCTTGTGCAGGGTGTGGTCGCGCGCGGCACGCTCGTTGCCTCGACGACAATGGCCGCCGCCGATACCTTCGTCATTGCCGTGCCGACGCCGCACGATGCCGACTATCGCCCCGACATCAGCTTTGTCCTCGACGCTGCGCGGGCGATCGCCCCGGTGTTGGAAGTGGGGAATCTTGTCATCCTGGAATCGACCTCGCCGGTGGGCACAACCGAAAAGGTCGCCGATCTGATCGCCGACCTCCGCCCCGATCTCAAAGTGCCGGGGCGCTGCAGCGGCGCCGCCGACATCTTTATCGCCCATTGCCCCGAGCGCGTTCTGCCGGGGCGCATCCTTGTCGAACTGGTTGACAACGATCGCTGCATCGGCGGCGTCACGCCGCGCTGCGCGCGCCGAGCGATGACCTTCTATCGCCAGTTCGTGCGCGGCGCCTGTGTCACCACGACGGCGCGCGCTGCCGAGATGGTTAAGCTGGTGGAAAACAGCTACCGCGACGTCAACATCGCTTTTGCCAACGAATTGTCGATGATGGCCGAGGCGCTCGGGGTCGACGTGTGGGAAGTGATCCGGCTCGCCAACCGCCATCCCCGCGTCAATATTCTCCAGCCGGGCCCAGGCGTCGGCGGCCACTGCATCGCGGTGGACCCCTGGTTCCTGGTCCACGGAGCGCCCGAGCACAGCCGCCTGATACGCACGGCGCGCGAGGTGAATATTGCCAAGACCGCACATGTGATCGGCGCTACCGAGATGCTCGTATCGCAACATCCCAATGCGCGCGTCGCGTGCCTTGGTCTCGCCTTCAAACCCAATATCGACGATTTCCGCGAAAGCCCCGCATTGGAGGTCGCCGCGGCGCTCGCGCGTCGCTTCGGCCCCCAGATCGATATAGTCGAACCCTATGCACGGGGCCTGCCAATGGAGTTTGCTGGCACCGGCGCGCGCCTCATTGACCTCGACAGCGCTCTGTCTGAATGCGAGCTCTTGATCGTCCTCGTGGACCACGACCTTTTCAAGTCCATCCCGCTCGAAGAGCGCGCCGACAAGATCGTCTATGACACGCGCGGGCTCTGGCTAGACCAGCCGAGCGGCGGGCACTCCAATCGTCTTCATCGGGCGGCTTGA
- the wecB gene encoding non-hydrolyzing UDP-N-acetylglucosamine 2-epimerase has product MRIMTVFGTRPEAIKMFPVIHALQGRDDADVRVCVTAQHREMLDQVLHIARIKPDIDLDLMQANQTLDALLARLVTGLGETLDAERPDRVLVHGDTLTTMAATLAAYFRKIPVGHVEAGLRSGNIYHPWPEEVNRKVAGAVADLHFAPTETAAAALRAENVPDSQIHVTGNTVIDALLATKARIDDEPSLAAGLDPLVARFQGKRIVAVTSHRRENFGDGMKAIADAIAAIAARSDVAVIFPVHPNPQVRSAMEPTLGGLANVALIDPLDYPHFVRLLAECHLVLTDSGGVQEEAPSLGKPVLVMRETTERPEGIAAGTARLVGTRRDHIVSEIFSLLDDDGAYNAMARAHNPFGDGTAGVQIAEIVARGR; this is encoded by the coding sequence ATGAGAATCATGACTGTTTTCGGGACGCGTCCGGAAGCGATCAAAATGTTCCCCGTCATCCACGCGCTGCAAGGCCGTGATGACGCGGACGTGCGTGTCTGCGTCACCGCGCAGCATCGCGAGATGCTCGACCAGGTGCTCCACATTGCGCGCATCAAGCCCGATATCGACCTTGATCTCATGCAGGCGAACCAGACGCTCGACGCGCTGCTCGCGCGCCTTGTAACGGGGCTCGGCGAGACCCTCGACGCCGAGCGCCCCGACCGCGTCCTCGTTCACGGCGACACGCTGACGACGATGGCGGCGACGCTCGCCGCCTATTTCCGTAAGATCCCGGTGGGTCATGTCGAGGCGGGGCTGCGCAGCGGCAACATTTATCACCCTTGGCCCGAAGAGGTGAACCGCAAGGTTGCAGGCGCGGTCGCAGACCTCCATTTCGCGCCAACGGAGACCGCCGCTGCGGCTCTGCGGGCCGAAAATGTCCCCGACAGCCAGATCCACGTCACCGGCAACACCGTGATCGACGCGCTCCTTGCCACAAAGGCGCGCATCGACGACGAGCCTTCGCTCGCCGCCGGGCTTGATCCGCTCGTCGCCCGCTTTCAGGGCAAGCGGATCGTCGCCGTCACCTCGCACCGACGCGAAAATTTCGGAGACGGCATGAAGGCGATTGCCGATGCGATCGCGGCGATTGCCGCGCGCAGCGACGTCGCGGTCATCTTTCCCGTTCATCCCAATCCGCAGGTGCGCAGTGCCATGGAGCCGACCCTTGGCGGGCTTGCCAATGTCGCACTCATCGACCCGCTCGATTATCCGCATTTCGTGCGGCTGCTCGCGGAATGCCACCTTGTTCTCACCGATAGCGGCGGAGTGCAGGAAGAAGCGCCGTCGCTCGGCAAGCCCGTGCTCGTGATGCGCGAGACCACCGAGCGCCCCGAGGGCATCGCCGCAGGCACGGCAAGGCTCGTCGGTACGCGGCGCGACCATATCGTTTCCGAAATCTTCAGCCTTTTAGATGATGATGGCGCCTACAACGCCATGGCCCGCGCCCATAACCCCTTTGGCGACGGGACCGCCGGCGTCCAGATTGCGGAGATTGTCGCGCGTGGCCGTTAA
- a CDS encoding metallophosphoesterase family protein yields MFWKRKCKPAQPARSGFSIPEGQRVYAIGDIHGRDDLFAGMLDLIRADNATRGAAQVTIILLGDLIDRGPQSAEVVERAMRLREEFPDTRLLIGNHEECFLAALTGDVRRLRYFMRIGGDATVASYWDNEESLADATFEEVAERLPQLVPAEHVAFLGTGEDIIEIGDYAFVHAGIRPGIPLEKQSLSDLRWIRDEFLDNLADHGKMIVHGHSITAEPDEQANRIGVDVGAFRSGTLAALALEGDQRWFVFAHECEARANAA; encoded by the coding sequence ATGTTTTGGAAGCGTAAATGCAAGCCTGCCCAACCGGCGCGCAGCGGCTTTTCGATCCCCGAGGGGCAGCGCGTCTATGCGATCGGCGACATTCACGGTCGCGACGATCTTTTTGCCGGAATGCTTGATTTGATCCGCGCCGATAATGCCACACGCGGCGCGGCGCAGGTGACAATCATTCTCCTCGGCGATCTTATTGATCGCGGGCCGCAATCAGCTGAGGTCGTCGAGCGCGCTATGCGGCTACGCGAAGAATTTCCTGATACCAGGCTGCTTATCGGCAATCACGAGGAATGCTTTCTCGCCGCGTTGACGGGTGACGTGCGGCGTCTGCGCTATTTCATGCGCATTGGCGGCGATGCCACCGTCGCGAGTTACTGGGACAATGAGGAAAGTCTTGCCGACGCGACCTTCGAGGAGGTCGCCGAGCGGTTGCCGCAGCTTGTGCCCGCCGAACATGTCGCATTTTTGGGAACGGGCGAGGATATTATCGAGATCGGCGATTATGCCTTTGTCCATGCGGGCATCCGCCCCGGAATCCCGCTCGAGAAGCAGTCGCTCTCGGACCTGCGCTGGATTCGCGATGAATTCCTCGACAACCTCGCCGACCATGGGAAGATGATTGTCCACGGTCACAGCATCACGGCAGAACCAGACGAGCAGGCGAACCGCATTGGCGTCGACGTGGGTGCCTTTCGCAGCGGGACGCTCGCAGCCCTTGCGCTTGAGGGCGACCAGCGCTGGTTTGTCTTCGCGCACGAGTGCGAGGCGAGGGCGAATGCGGCCTGA
- a CDS encoding ISAs1 family transposase, whose protein sequence is MSWFAAAFDDLRDPRTGNARRHDLLEVLTMALTASICGAESCSDFADFAVDREDLFREFLRLENGVPSHDTFSRIFRLLDPAAFARCFEQFLTALGEAGAGVVAIDGKTLRRSFDTAAGRSPLAVVTAFASSTRTVIGQESFRPGEGDSEILAARALLECLDLTGQLVTADALHCQTETAQLILDRGGDYLLRLKANRPALHEAVASYFAAPDILAGLATTETSDADHGRLEERRAFVSHDLGWLHGPKRACTEPVDMPALACLGMIEATVTRNGKTTTTRHYHLSSRTLSPEEYLAAARSHWSIENGLHWVLDMTFDEDRARSRKDHAPENLATLRKLALNVLRTARPDISIRRKRKRSGWSNAFAKTILGQMR, encoded by the coding sequence ATGTCCTGGTTTGCCGCGGCGTTTGATGATCTTCGCGATCCGCGAACGGGCAACGCGCGCCGTCACGATCTGCTGGAAGTGCTGACGATGGCGCTGACGGCGTCGATTTGCGGGGCGGAGAGTTGTTCGGATTTTGCGGATTTCGCGGTGGATCGCGAGGATCTGTTCCGGGAGTTTCTGCGCCTTGAGAATGGGGTTCCCAGCCATGACACCTTCTCCCGGATTTTCCGGCTGCTGGATCCGGCAGCCTTTGCACGCTGCTTCGAGCAGTTTCTGACCGCTCTTGGCGAAGCGGGTGCCGGTGTTGTCGCCATCGACGGCAAGACACTGCGGCGCTCGTTCGACACGGCAGCCGGCCGATCGCCGCTGGCGGTGGTGACGGCCTTTGCCTCGTCGACACGCACCGTCATCGGCCAGGAAAGCTTCCGTCCGGGGGAAGGCGACAGCGAAATCCTTGCCGCAAGAGCGCTCCTCGAATGCCTGGACCTCACAGGCCAGCTTGTCACCGCCGATGCCCTGCACTGCCAGACCGAGACTGCGCAGCTGATCCTCGATCGTGGCGGCGATTATCTCTTACGTCTCAAGGCGAACAGACCGGCCCTGCATGAGGCGGTGGCCAGCTACTTCGCTGCACCGGATATCCTTGCCGGTCTCGCCACGACTGAGACAAGCGATGCCGATCATGGACGTCTCGAAGAGCGGCGGGCTTTTGTCAGCCATGACCTTGGCTGGCTGCACGGTCCCAAGCGCGCCTGCACCGAACCGGTGGACATGCCCGCTCTTGCCTGTCTCGGCATGATCGAGGCCACGGTCACCCGCAATGGAAAGACCACAACGACCCGCCATTATCATCTCTCATCCCGGACGCTGAGCCCGGAAGAATATCTTGCCGCCGCCAGATCCCACTGGTCGATCGAAAATGGTCTCCACTGGGTGCTCGACATGACATTCGATGAAGATCGCGCCCGCAGCCGAAAGGACCATGCCCCCGAAAATCTCGCAACCTTGCGCAAGCTCGCCCTCAATGTCCTGCGAACCGCCAGACCCGATATCTCCATCAGGAGAAAACGGAAACGCTCCGGATGGTCCAACGCCTTCGCCAAAACCATCCTCGGTCAAATGCGATAG
- a CDS encoding O-antigen ligase family protein, whose protein sequence is MTREDWRRIRSPLAILLALAAWIAIQLIPLAPSIWHALPGRELIIEIDHVLGHQDLWRPISMTPSDGWNSLLAMTVPIAALLVSSRLCADDMARLMRALVIIAVASGLLGLLQIVSGNGSPAYLYRITNPNSMVGVFANRNHHAVFQACAIIFAATLLRDELMRRQQNILVQLGYAAAAILCTSMTILIGSRAGLLAGGVAFAIGYAMILPAWRSRPAAAQHRAGGGNRLASQWLIYAPPVLLAALLATILFLADRTTSLSRVTDNRVADDLRILAWPSVQQMIETYWLVGGGFGSFPSIYQIFETDALLQPAYFNHAHNDWAEMLITGGLPFAVIVLCGLAWFGRAVWRIGFQRLVKGYRGDYRLPVLATAAILAGASAVDYPLRTPSLQVMTIMLLVVFVCPMPATAQRE, encoded by the coding sequence ATGACGCGGGAGGACTGGCGCCGTATCCGCAGTCCCCTGGCAATCCTGCTCGCGCTGGCCGCCTGGATCGCGATCCAACTAATCCCTCTCGCGCCTTCGATCTGGCACGCATTGCCCGGCCGTGAACTGATCATCGAGATTGATCATGTGCTCGGGCACCAAGATCTGTGGCGGCCGATTTCAATGACCCCTTCGGATGGTTGGAACAGTCTCCTCGCGATGACGGTTCCGATTGCGGCGTTACTGGTCTCCAGCCGCCTTTGCGCCGATGATATGGCCCGGTTGATGCGGGCTTTGGTGATCATTGCCGTCGCAAGCGGCCTGCTTGGGCTACTCCAGATCGTCTCGGGCAATGGCAGTCCCGCCTATCTATACCGGATCACCAACCCCAACTCGATGGTAGGTGTCTTCGCCAACCGCAATCACCACGCCGTTTTCCAAGCATGCGCAATCATCTTTGCGGCAACCCTCCTTCGTGACGAGTTAATGCGGAGGCAGCAAAATATTCTGGTTCAACTCGGATATGCTGCGGCAGCGATCCTATGTACCTCCATGACGATTTTGATCGGCTCGCGGGCTGGCTTGTTGGCTGGAGGGGTCGCGTTCGCAATAGGCTATGCAATGATCCTCCCTGCTTGGCGTAGTCGGCCCGCAGCTGCTCAGCACCGCGCGGGCGGCGGAAACCGGCTTGCGTCGCAGTGGCTTATTTATGCTCCCCCAGTATTACTTGCGGCCCTCTTGGCAACGATCCTGTTCTTGGCCGACCGCACAACTTCATTAAGCCGGGTAACGGATAATCGGGTCGCGGATGATCTTCGGATACTCGCTTGGCCGAGCGTTCAGCAGATGATCGAGACATATTGGCTCGTTGGTGGCGGCTTTGGTTCTTTCCCAAGCATTTACCAGATATTCGAGACCGATGCGTTGCTACAGCCCGCCTACTTCAATCACGCCCATAATGACTGGGCTGAGATGCTGATTACAGGCGGTCTGCCGTTTGCGGTGATCGTTTTGTGTGGCTTGGCGTGGTTTGGCAGAGCCGTCTGGCGCATCGGTTTTCAGCGGCTAGTTAAAGGATATCGTGGCGACTATCGCCTCCCGGTGCTCGCGACGGCAGCGATACTCGCCGGGGCCAGCGCTGTCGACTATCCGCTGCGAACGCCATCGCTGCAGGTCATGACGATCATGCTTCTTGTTGTCTTCGTATGTCCTATGCCCGCCACGGCCCAGCGGGAATAG
- a CDS encoding polysaccharide biosynthesis/export family protein, whose product MKNLLLCAATAALLAGCVKSAPPVASVPGTPITAVSELPPPEASDVIRSTRLAFVGPFTELRIEVFGVPDLQRDIMTDGEGNFSFPLVGTVAAAGKTPLALADQIRSQLAEKYLRDPQVTVNFKAPTSASALAFQSMAVSVDGEVKRSGSYPVAGRVTLMRAIALAGGLTEYAKLEDVVVFRNVGTKQYVGIYNIEAIRRGNYADPEIFPNDVVIVGDSPQRRMFKDILAATPALLSPLILLAREF is encoded by the coding sequence ATGAAAAATCTTCTTCTGTGTGCCGCGACCGCCGCGCTGCTTGCTGGATGCGTGAAAAGCGCCCCTCCGGTGGCTAGTGTGCCCGGGACGCCGATCACTGCAGTGTCAGAACTGCCCCCGCCCGAAGCGTCCGACGTGATCCGATCGACACGGTTGGCGTTCGTCGGTCCCTTCACAGAGTTGCGTATTGAAGTCTTTGGGGTGCCGGATCTTCAGCGCGACATTATGACGGACGGGGAGGGGAATTTTTCCTTTCCTCTCGTCGGAACGGTCGCGGCCGCCGGTAAAACCCCGTTGGCCCTTGCCGATCAAATTCGATCACAGCTTGCAGAAAAATATCTCCGCGATCCCCAGGTTACGGTGAACTTCAAGGCACCTACCAGTGCAAGCGCGCTCGCATTCCAGTCGATGGCGGTCTCGGTTGACGGTGAGGTTAAGCGGTCGGGTTCTTATCCCGTCGCTGGTCGCGTGACCCTGATGCGCGCCATTGCGCTCGCGGGTGGTCTCACCGAATATGCAAAGCTTGAGGATGTTGTCGTGTTCCGCAACGTCGGAACGAAGCAATATGTAGGCATTTACAATATTGAAGCCATTCGTCGAGGCAACTACGCCGATCCGGAGATATTCCCCAACGACGTTGTAATCGTGGGCGATTCACCGCAGCGTCGGATGTTTAAAGACATTCTAGCCGCTACGCCGGCGCTCCTGTCGCCGCTGATCTTGCTTGCCCGAGAATTTTGA